Part of the Spinacia oleracea cultivar Varoflay chromosome 5, BTI_SOV_V1, whole genome shotgun sequence genome, gaacaattttatgatgaattttaaagccaacatgaaagaacaaacaatacaacaagaaaaaacaaacaataaagcagataattatcatgaacaaacaaataaacaagaaagaacaaataattcaacaaaaaagaacaaacaatataaaaaagaacataaagtaccagaaaaaagaacaaacaatataacaattatgaacaattttatgatgaattttaaagccaacatgaaagaacaaacaatacaacaataagtttgatgaatgaatttaaaaaacaacaagaaagaacaaatagtacaacaagaaagaacaaacaatacaaaaagaaagaataaaagattaatgaagagtttaattatgaacattaaccatatgattattataaacaaacaaataaacaagaaagaacaaacaatataaaaagaacataaaattccagaaaaaagaacaaaaaatacaacaattatgaaaatttgatgatgaatttaaaaaacaacatgaaagaacaaacaatacaacaagaaagaacaaacagtacaacaagaaagaacaaacagtacaacaagaaagaacaaacaatacaataagaatgaacaaacagtacaataaaaaagaacaaacagtcgacaagaatgaacaaacaatatgagcgcgtcgttttggggtacagccagagctggctgtacccgggtacagcagttagcaATTGGGTGCCCACAGCTTGTGTGGTGACATGAGATCTATCAACTGGTGGGCCCATTCTTGCAAGCCCAAAGTCTGAAAGCTTTGCTCCAAAATTCTGAGTCAAAAGGCAGGAATATTTacatcaaattattaattttttaatactAAATCATTAAACAAACACATGCATGTGGTATTTGTATAACACGATTGACGTTACTATTTCTGGAAGATTATTCCTATCTTATTCTAAGCAGCTAAGCTTAATCTTGGAGTAAAAAAGTTTCATATCGAATAATGAATTTGAGCTTCTAGACcaatattgaattttttttattagggCTCAGATCTCAAtaactaaaaaaatattaaataataggcaaatttgtcaaaaatgacattttataacccaaattctGCAAAAAAAAATGACTGAGTTTTTCCggtcattgacttgcacgtgaaaAACACGTGTTACTCCATTTTACATGTTGAAACGAAAAAAGTTCCCTTAAACACGATAAAATATATCAAAATCGAGCACTACCACAACAAACATCATTTTAGCAGTGCGTTTTGTTGAAAATATAGCAAAATGAAGCCAAACGTGTTGCTCACGTGCAAATAAATGGCCGGAAGAACTCACTCAATGCTGAAAACTTCTCTTAGGTTGTCTTTCGTAAAAacatttacattaaggtgtgattccacaaaagaaatatatgaggtcatttttcgcaaaatttgggttataaaatgtCCTTTTTGACATTTTGTCTAAATAATAATCATGAAAAGCAGGTAGAGTAAATTTTTCATCgttaaattagttttttttttttttttttactgattGAGACTTTTACTTATTAACTTAATACATACTTTTActgattgtatttttttttttccctatgGAGTTTCTAAATGCTAATTAATGACAAAACATTTTGTTTTTCTGATTGAAAGTTAATTTTAAAGAGTattatgttaaattgaatattactccgtataaaatatGAAAAAACATACTACTTATTCGTTAccatatgaaaaaaaaaaggccaatgcaaattcaatagaatctacggttttttcatgaaatgcccctgaggtttgcaataatgcaccaaatacacccgcgcgtttcaaaattcataaaatacccctatttactcaaaactgttcaccaaatacccctattatgactttccgttagtcctccgttaagtcatgtttaaaattcataaaatgcaCCTAAATATAAAGGTTTTGCAtagtatacacctatttgtaaagttctttgcaccaaatacccaaacttcATAATTTGaatccaacggctagttttaatTCAATATAGCCGTTATGTTCATGCTGCCTATAAGTAAGGCTGTTGTTCACTTGACTTGCTCCATGTTTAGCCCTCTATTTCCTAAATAGCCatgagttctaattcaaaaacCGGATCCTCTTCCATCCCAAGTTTGTCATACCTAAGAGTTCCAAATAAAAACTGCAATTGTGGGAGAAGATTTGCAATTAGGAGCTCGGAAACGGCTAAAAATCCGCAAAAGctttactacaagtgtgatccttgtgaTAATTTCAAGTGGTGCAAAGGTTTTGTTGAGCAGACATTTGATGAAGCTCAAAGCAAGGGAAACAGAGCTGATGAAaacaggggaatgcaagaagaaaacaggggaatgcaagaaGGAAGCAGGGGAATGCATGAAGAGTTGAAGCTATTGAAGAAGAAACTGAAACAACAGAAACAACAATTCAAGTTTGCAATAAAAATTGGTGTAATAATGTTTGCATTTCTAATTTGGATAGCAATGAAGTAGAGTTGTAACAAATTTCAAGCAATAACATCACTTGTTTAAGCATATGAGCTTTACAAAAACTGATTTCTAAGTGGACAAATGCCACTGAAACTGCACAAAAACATCTTGTCTAAGCAATTGTGTTCTTTCCAAAAAGTGATACTAATTGTAAATTGCCTAAGCTATTTTAACTTTGTGCACCTACAATTCACCAAAAACTGACTAACTTTTAACTTTGTGCATGGTTAAGTTGCTGTGTTTGCTCTTTTCCTCCCCCTTGAACCCCCTTGTGATGTACTTGCTCCTGCTGCTGCTGAAGTGCTTGGTCCAGTGCTTGGTCCTCCATTCTTACATGTCCTTGAGTTATGACCAAACTCCCTGCACTTTCCACATTTCACATTGTTGTTTCTCTTCCCCTTCCTGGGTTCATTTggtcctctctttctcttcttagcaGGTCTGCCAGCTTGTCTTTTGATGACTGGAGGCTGAATGGTAGGGAGAGAAAAGTTAGGCCACTGTGTTGGGTCTGACATGGGGTGAATGTGGTCTGCATATGTAAGCTTGTATGCAGCAGACTTGAAGAATGGGGAGACAAAATCAATGGGGTTCAGCCTTTGGTCATAAATCACCCTGAGTGCATGCTTGCAGGGGATTCCAGAAATTTGCCACTTCCCACACCCACAGCTTCTAGTTGATAACCTGATGGGGAAGTTCACATGTGCATCTCTGACCTCAAATTCCCCCCCACCACAGGCTGTAGCATAGCAGAACCTAGACTCTCCTGTTCTTTCATCCACCTCTTTCTTGGCATACTCAGTCAACTGACCATCCTCCATATCAATTGCCATGTCAAATCTTGCCCCAACCCTCTCCATACACCACTTTCTGATTGCTgtacaacaacacaacaacatacAACATTATACACAGAACATCACAAACATCACAAAATAAAGGAACAGAACATGAAGTGGTGAGCTATACCTTCCAACAATGAGAATACAGGCAtgtctctgtatggttttgtgcatgcattgaatgactccacaaagtttgttgtgttgtgatcacaacaaaCAGCAGGGTCAAACATATGCCTGGACCACTGCTCCTGGCATGTGTCCAAGTATGCAGCAGCATTTGGATCATGAGCAGTGATCTTCTCTAATGCTTTACCATACACATACTCATTGTGTGCATTTGCAGCTATCCAAAACAGTTTGAAGAAAGCAGATCCACTAAATCCATTGTTTTTGCAATTCATGTACAAGTGTTGGCAGCAAACTCTCCTAGTAGCTCTAGGAAAAGTATCTCTCACTGCCAAGTCAACTCCCTACACAGGATATGTTCATTTTAGGCCAATCATATCTGTTGCAATATTAtaaaattgaaacaaaaaagGAGCAAAATAAACATATACCTTCATCCTGTCACTGATGAAGGTCCAATCATCTTTGTTGCAACCCTCTTGCTCAAACATCTGCCTCAAGCATCTCATGAAATGTGTCCAACTATCACAGCTCTCAGTGTCCACTATCCCATAAGCCAGAACAAATATTTCATTGTTCCCATCAATGCCAACAGCTGTGAGTAGGATTCCCTTGTAAAACCCACTTAGATGAGCCCCATCTATTCCAATTATAGGCCTGCACCCCCTCAAAAACCCCTTGACTTGAGCAGCAAAGGAGAAGAAACAAGCTCTGAACTTGGGGTTCACATCCCCACTTGTAGCACCCCATGAAATCAGTGCATAACTTCCTGGGTTTGTCTGTTTAATCATCTCAGCATACCTAGGAAGCAACTCATAAGCCTCAGCCCAACCACCATGTATCTTCTCTACTGCCATACTCCTTACTTTGTACAACAATCTCTTTTTAACCCTCAATTGAAATGTCTCCTGTGCATACCTTCTCAATGTCTCAACAGGAATTTCAGTGTTGGCCTCAATTAGACTCATCATGTTCTTACATAGCCACTCAGAGGTCACCACAGGGTTCTCCTCCAATCTCCCACAAGTTTTGTGGCACCCACTGATCCCCTTAATAGCCCAACTGACACTGTCAAACATCTTACTTGCATGTATCCTCCAGTCACAAGTTTCTATTGCACACACTGCAGTGTACCTCTTACTGTCAGCCCTCTCAACACTTAGTCCAAACCCCTCTTGTAtgcaaaaactcctcaaaacatCTAGGAAAGTGGACTTGTCTGGAAAGATCAACCAAGGTTCTAATTTGATGGACCCATATGGTTGATGAGTCCATATCTTTCCATTCTTGTAGGCCTTATCCATCTTACTAGAACCATCCAAACATTCCTCAAACAATAAGTCAGGCACATCATCTGTTATCACCTCAGCCTCCACATCAGAGTCAACCCAATCATCAAGTTTATCCTCCTCTAGTTCAGAGTCTGGTTCAGATTCCTCCCAATCTGAATCCTCACTCTCCTCTTCTGAACCTATATCCTCAATATCAGTGAACACCCTTGCACTCTTTGACCTCCCTGTACCCTTCCTACCTATGCCCTTCCCTTTGGATACCCAAGTTCCAGCTTTCTTGGCAGTCACTTTGTTCACCCTGAACCCTGTAGGTCTAGTTCTGGCCCCCTTCCTTTTAACAGCTTCAGACTGATTCTGTGTTGGTGTTGAATGGGGTGGCTGATCATTTTGGGTGTTCTGTGGTGGTGGGGAATGGGGTGGTTGATCATTTTGGGTGTTCTGTGGTGGTGGGGAATGGGTGGGGTGTGTTTGTGGTGATGGGTTGGGTTGCTGTGGTGGTGGGATGGGCTGCTGTGTTGTTGGGGTGGGTTGCTGTGCTGGTGGGATTGATTGTTCTGGAGTTGGGGTGGGTTGCTGTGGTGTTGAGGTGGGCTTTTTTGTTGTTGGGGTGGGTTTTTTTGCCTTTGGTGTGGCCTGTTTTTGAGTTGGGGTGGGTCTCCTCTTAGGGGTCAGTTTCTTGGCTTTAGGAACCTTAGGAGCTTTTGGAGTAGTTGGCTTGACTTTGGCCTTTTGTTTTGGTTTAGGAGAAGTAGGTTTTTTGGAGGGTGAAGATTCTTGTGTGGGTTGTGGTTGAGAGGCTCCTGGAAACACCTCATCAGCACCATCCTTGCTTATAATCCTCACATACTCAGTGCTTAAGTCCTCACAATCAACCACAGGCACCTCCACAGCTATTGTGTACTCCATTTGTTCTTGAAGTTCCCTTAAAATGTCCTCTCTCTCCTGTTTTTTCCTCATTTCCTCTTCCTCCTTTCTTTGAGCCATAAGAAGTTCATCTTGTCTCTCTTTGAGCTTTCTCTCACTCTCCTTCCTATGATGCTCAATTGTGGCAACAGCATTTCTAAACACCACTCCTGGTTTGTCTGTACCCTCAACCCATATTTCAGCAGTGTCCTTACCCCAATTCCATCCCCACATTAGCTTCATTGTCTTATCATCTACCAACTCAACTCTACCACAGGGAGACTCAATAAACAGGGCAAATGTACTAGGTAAAAACACATCCTGCCTAACAGATTCCTCAAAAATATCCAAAAATAACCTCAAAAGACGATACTTTTCCATGTCTGTAACTCTCACATCAAAGCTATGTGATCCATGATGCAATAACAACCACATTGCAGTCATCCTAAAGGGAAAatttaaggaaaaaaaacatgaatttcGATTCAACCAACAACAATTCATCAATAAACAACCACAATCATGATCACAATGAAATTCAACAGGTCACAATCACAACTTACAACTAACCAAACAATTATTCACAACAAATCCAAGGAATAACTAACTTCTAACCAATCAATTAATCTCAACTGACAATTTCAAAAAATCACTGACAATTtcgcaaaaccctaaccctaatcaatTTCGCGAAAAAAATTGTACTTTACAAGCAAAATAAATCAGCGAAGAAGGGATTATTACCTTGAAGTAGATAATCCAACAAGGAAAAGGGCCCTTGTTCGTCCACTGCACCCGAAGCTCTAAATCGCCTCCAAGTTGCCCCCTTTTTGTCGCGAATTCACCAAACGAACACCCACGAACTCGCCAAAAGAGAACGCAACAAATTTCACTAAATTCTTGAAGATCTACCCAGAATTTTGTCAGTTACAGTAGAATTGATGAGGGTTGAAGAACAggggaaaggagagagaaagaagagaagttgagaagtttttttttttttggaatttcagTCACAATTGTTACCTAAATCGCGCCAAACAACAATTAAGGGCAAATTGGTAAAACGTCACTAACGGCAAGCTAACGTCCGTTAAATCCAGGAGCATTTAATGAACAGTACGGAActttaggggtattttatgaattttgaaacacgcaggtgtatttggtgcattattgcaaacctcaggggcatttcaacgtattaaatcgcgaatacgaagggcatcagagttgccggcccgtcgagccaagcacgtaagcgtgcaaggcccaacgagccagcaagctcgcgagcaagggcgagcaaggccagcccattgggcgcgagcacgcaacagcacgaaatagcgcacagcagcgacgaacgagcaaggcccacggcccagctgctcggcgcacgcgctgtgggcttcggcctgcagtgtgtcgctgggcgcgggcatgcggtccgtgttgcttggcttgcacggcttgctagccggccttgcttcttagcTTGGTCGGtcagtaaggttatgtaaataaccttacaacccaatttccaacttagcacaattcatattactcaaaaccctagagacacagagaaccctaattctctatgtgcctccaaagtgagttcttcccaaaagcaaagtatcttgatcaattgtctaagctacgattatcaagacggatctggtcgtgtcggtgaacctagaggaacgacaagtggagttctttgttcgtgttcgttgacagattattgtggaaaacacgcttcgaatgtaagtttgcttaatctgtgctttatacatgtttcctgtctttggggattgttccgcacatgttattatgtttaactgtattcccctacacaagCCTCGCGGCTCACGCACGGCGCACAGCCCCGCAGCCCattatgcgcgcgcgccaaggcttggctgggcctggccttgcgctgggcctggtcgagcttggcgtgtgtttgttgcgtgtTTTCTTGCTGggagatggcccggcttcgtgctgggccttcgtctggcaggcctcgtccgatgctaattcgtacgatacgcttccgattaaattctcgaatccggaattcatttccgatacgaacaatatttaatatttccgattccggaattaatttccgtgtcgaacaaatatttaataatacgtttccggaattattttccgatttcgataatatttccgattctgacaatatttccgtttccggcaatatttccgatttcgtcaatatttccatttccaataatattttccgttacgtaccatatttccgtttccggcaacatctacgacttggataatatttatatttccgatacgatccgtatttccgtttccggcaatatcatcgtttccggagtattcacttgcttgcccttgacgatctcagctcccactgaaaccaagatccgtcgattccgaatatccatagatggagtatttaatgccattaaatacttgatccgtttacgtactatttgtgtgaccctacgggttcagtcaagagtaagatgtggattaatatcattaattccacttgaactgaagcggcctctagctaggcattcagctcacttgatctcactgaattattaacttgtcaatcaatactgaaccgcatttattagacttatcattaaatgcatacttggaccaagggcattatttccttcatccccTATATTCCTAATTCATGGATGCATTTTGATGATGGTTATGCTTTGAATGTTTGTTTGAATCGACCATGTTTGGTGAACCATGCTTGATGAGATGACTTTGGGTGAAATGTCTTGATTGTGCTTAATAAGAGTTATGGGTTAATCTTgtgggaaacccttgcgagatctcactcgccctctagagcgatttaggggtttaaagagcttgttgcatgtgcttaaatgcaaccgtgattcctacgacagtgagttagAGTATATTCTTCCTCGGtttctattttctttatttccttTAATTATTAGTTTTTTAATAATTCGTTTGCTcaaattttctatcctatttcccTTTGTGTTTCATTGTTTTGCTCGTGGACGAGCAAAAGCTCAAGTTTGGGGGcatttgatgagtgacatttatgtcgctcataGGGTAGTAATTTAGACATTAATTGAGTcggttttattatatttttagcaTTTATAGTCTTTATTTTgcttgatttattattttgattatttatagCTTATTTTAGTGTAATTagtatttttattagtttttaggtcttattttcttaatttatttatttttctttgtttcgataatttatagtttaattattttagttttcgtaataatttttctatttctttttctatttacttattattattgttattattattattattattattattattatcattattgttgatgtggcctaaaagaatgccacctaACTGCTCCATCAAAACCCAGAAGAAAGAACTCAAAAGCTTGCCTACGGGCATTCTCCAAAACTGCacagagcccaggcccaaaagataAAGAGGTCCGCATTGGGCCTAAACAAGCCTACAGGACCaatgcaggacacgtgtcccaatcttGCGTAAACTCTCAATCATGCGGGACCAGTTCCCGagtaaccctagcactataaatagtgcaaatccctaggtaaaagggcaaTCAATTCTGGCTCAGCAATAGAAAACCTAtatttgctctgccttctctctacaaattacttatctctctagcttatacttacttaagcatcggagggaatattcctacgggaatattcctacgggaatattcttgttttgcaggttgccagaagttcgtgccaggtcatacttgatacctccgaggagcgcgtgccacgtcagcaccgtaaaagttcccacaacatttggcgccgtctgtggggaggtacagtgtcatggccgaactacaccctgacagagagcatgctagtgAAGAAGAGAGACGGCACATTGAAGAAACGAATCGAATTGCGAATGCAGGGAACACACCAGGACGAATGCAAGttgaggtggtggtggaagaagaaccaataaccgaggcgtctccaccaggcggccatctaagccCTAGCGTCCGAGACGTCGTGTTGGACGAGAATCTAGATTTGCCAGTATCGGTGGGCTCCCTACGCGAGATTTTAacaggattccaacagcaaatgaatcagaccttCCGACAACAAATGAGCACTACActgcaagatgaaattcggaaGAACATGTTGATCTACTGCGCTGAGAGGACAGCTCCGCAGAGGCCCCTCAAtctaggcgtcaatcggataagcagaatgccgCTCAGGTCCAACGTCTTGAGAGCTGGAGAAGGTTCTCGTCCACAAGCAAGCAGGGGAGTTAGCCCTGTGCCTGAGCACTCAGAATATAGCCGTGACCCGCCCACCTTCTTACCTCGAAGGGACCCGGTCCTACGACCATCATCTAGGGGAAGTCCCCCAGCCGTCTTGCGACCAGCTGCAAGGCGTCAAGAGCACTATGAGGCTGAATCTGAACTGTCAGACACCGGGTCCACCCCTGTGATGGAAGACCCGCCATTTTATCCCACTACACGTGGACCAACCCAGATGATGCCCCATAGGGTAAGCATGCGCCCCCGCCTACTATCAAGCCGCTGTGAGCTAACCTATCATATTCAGCAAGGATTCAACAACCTGAcgttaaggcacatgagtaccccttTTTCTGACGAGATTATGAACACCCCGAAGGAACCCAAAGTAAAAACCCCTACcattgaagcttatgacgggACCACTGATCCCGACATGCATCTTGTCGCATACCGCCACCACATGTACGTACAGCGAACCAATGAGGCCacctggtgcaaatacttcccagccacgcttaagggagtagcgtctaaatggtttgaacggctgcctccaggatcaattgcctcttttAGCGAATTACAGACTTTGTTCTCTacaaggttcatggcacacaaggaagaaaggaaaactagcatgcatttaggacggatccagcaagggaaggacgagtccctaaGAAGCTACGTGAAGCGTTTCAATCTGGAGGCGggacagatcccagacttgCCCGATGGTGTCTCGTTTGATAACTTTATCAGGGGATTGAAGAAGGGCTCCTTCAAGTTTGACCTAGTTAAAAAGAGTGTAAGGACTATGGCAGAGGTCCTAGACGAGGCTGAAGCATTTATCAATGCAACggaaatatgcagcgcgtcaaaggaagggaggattggagaaacaacagactcCTCCGGGAAGAAGGATAAGGTGGACCGAAAACCTCCACGGGTAAATGGCACATGGGCTCTCTCtaaagagcatgataccaactTTCCGGGGCACAAGAGAGAACGGCCGCAAGAGCGGGAATATTTCGAATACAACACAGACCTTCTCACCATACTAAAAGACATAGGGGCAAAGTACGACCTTGATCGACCCTTCCCCATGAAGTCCCCTGCTGAGACTCGAGATCCCAAgttatattgccagttccatgaagatataggacatgaaaccaagaattgtagaagcttgaagagggctttagatggtctagcctccaaaggacatctcaagaactacttacggaagaatgctcaaggctttggaaaaaaccaatacaaaaggaacaagtcccctgcctcgccgactaagggacaacatagcgacggaggatttgtagccgtcatatctggaggaccagccgctggaggacccaccatgagaGGACAGAAGGATTATGCTCGCCGCTTAGGGCAGGTGCTGCTGTCAGCCAAAGCGCCCATGGACCCATTCCCAAAGATTGAAATATGTGAGTCAGACGGTGGACGGATAGCCACGCCACACGATGATCCACTCGTGGTTGAATTCAAGATAGCTAACATGAGAGTTAAGCGCATActaatagacacgggaagctcgtccgacataatgagtctagaatgcctcaatcgcctagcaCACGATCCCAAAGccatcgaaagaattcactatcccatcattggttttggagggagtatcattcatCCTGTTGGCGTTATCACTCTACCAGTTCGAATTGGAGATAGGCAGA contains:
- the LOC130461872 gene encoding uncharacterized protein produces the protein MNCCWLNRNSCFFSLNFPFRMTAMWLLLHHGSHSFDVRVTDMEKYRLLRLFLDIFEESVRQDVFLPSTFALFIESPCGRVELVDDKTMKLMWGWNWGKDTAEIWVEGTDKPGVVFRNAVATIEHHRKESERKLKERQDELLMAQRKEEEEMRKKQEREDILRELQEQMEYTIAVEVPVVDCEDLSTEYVRIISKDGADEVFPGASQPQPTQESSPSKKPTSPKPKQKAKVKPTTPKAPKVPKAKKLTPKRRPTPTQKQATPKAKKPTPTTKKPTSTPQQPTPTPEQSIPPAQQPTPTTQQPIPPPQQPNPSPQTHPTHSPPPQNTQNDQPPHSPPPQNTQNDQPPHSTPTQNQSEAVKRKGARTRPTGFRVNKVTAKKAGTWVSKGKGIGRKGTGRSKSARVFTDIEDIGSEEESEDSDWEESEPDSELEEDKLDDWVDSDVEAEVITDDVPDLLFEECLDGSSKMDKAYKNGKIWTHQPYGSIKLEPWLIFPDKSTFLDVLRSFCIQEGFGLSVERADSKRYTAVCAIETCDWRIHASKMFDSVSWAIKGISGCHKTCGRLEENPVVTSEWLCKNMMSLIEANTEIPVETLRRYAQETFQLRVKKRLLYKVRSMAVEKIHGGWAEAYELLPRYAEMIKQTNPGSYALISWGATSGDVNPKFRACFFSFAAQVKGFLRGCRPIIGIDGAHLSGFYKGILLTAVGIDGNNEIFVLAYGIVDTESCDSWTHFMRCLRQMFEQEGCNKDDWTFISDRMKGVDLAVRDTFPRATRRVCCQHLYMNCKNNGFSGSAFFKLFWIAANAHNEYVYGKALEKITAHDPNAAAYLDTCQEQWSRHMFDPAVCCDHNTTNFVESFNACTKPYRDMPVFSLLEAIRKWCMERVGARFDMAIDMEDGQLTEYAKKEVDERTGESRFCYATACGGGEFEVRDAHVNFPIRLSTRSCGCGKWQISGIPCKHALRVIYDQRLNPIDFVSPFFKSAAYKLTYADHIHPMSDPTQWPNFSLPTIQPPVIKRQAGRPAKKRKRGPNEPRKGKRNNNVKCGKCREFGHNSRTCKNGGPSTGPSTSAAAGASTSQGGSRGRKRANTAT